From the Schistocerca piceifrons isolate TAMUIC-IGC-003096 chromosome 2, iqSchPice1.1, whole genome shotgun sequence genome, the window tggtacacctctggcTAGATTTCACAAAACATcacctgcgaattttcttttatctcatctaaatTTGCAAGTCTTTTTCTTTTCAGTGGAGTTAAGTCTCAACAgtgaggtctggagagtatggaggatgaggctgcacagtgatttcattttttgtgcagtagtcacataccaacagggatgaatgtgcgagtACATTATCATGATGCAACAACCATGAAGTGTCTCGCCCACATTTcatgctgtttccttctcacattttcttgcaacaCATCCtaatagtaccatcaattaacaatttgcccctgtggcacgaattcctgacaaactaatccttcaaagtcaaagaaaactatcatggCTTTCACATTTGACATGACCTGATAAgctttttttgtcttggagaaccCTTCCCAACCCATTGTGTAGATTGAATCTTGGTCCCAGCATCATAATCGTAaatccatgtctcatcaccagttattcttttaaggaacatctcattctcatttgcacagTCCAGAAACTCTTCACAAATTTCGAGGTGAGAAGGACTTTCTGGTCTTGACTTGTGAATTGTGGGATGAACTTGTCAGTGATaatatgcattccaagatgctgtgtcaggatttcaaggcatggtccaactgaaatattacattcttgcACAGTCCCTCTGACTGGGATGCAAAATTTCATTGATGTTTCTGACATGAGTGTCATCGGTAGACATGGAAGGATGTCCTCAACAAGGATCATCTTATCTTAACTTCCATCTGGCCTTTTTTAAACGCAGTTAACCATTCATAACACAGAGTAAGGCTTAAGCACTCGCGACTGTAGGCTtcttgcatcatttggtgtgtttcTGTAAAGGTTTTTTCGAGTTTCACACGAAATTTAATCCAGACATGTTGCTCCCCTGCCATCTTGAACTTCAGTAGCTGTGTGATACAacattctactcagtacagcactgaacaataactaacagacatacaacaatgaaactgccAGTAATTAcatattaaacacaggcatgtgcagtgttgccaactgcatttcactcgctccaacacaccattgacatgaaattatgaatgttctggagctttttgaacagacctcatatactgaTATGCAAACAGTTGCCACCACTCAGAGCAAAGGAATGGTGTGCTCAGAACCTCGGTACATAGGGCTCATGTTCTCTCTGACAATGAAAGTCTCAATTGAGGACTTGAACACCTAGAATGACATTGTAAAACAGCTACAAGGAATGGCAAATTCGGAGAAACTTACATCCTACACCCACTGTACAACTGTTGGTGCATTATCCAGGAAGATAGGACAAATCTATGTCtacactactctgtaattcacacttaagcgcTTGGCAGAGGATTCTGCAAGCCACCTTCAGactatctctctactattccattctcgaacacTGCATGGGATAAATGaagacttaaatctttctgtacgagctccgatttctcttattttagtacgacgatcatttctccccatgtaggttggcaatagttaaatatttttacatttagtggagaaagatggtgattgaaaccTCAGGAAAAGATCTTGCTGCATGAAAAACAACTTGCTTACCATATCTGTGAcattctcccctatttcacgacaaCACAAGAAGAGTTACACTTCTTTGGCCTCCTATGATGTCCTCcatcggtcctatctggtaaggaccccacacctcacagcagtactCTACCAGAGGCcaaacaagcatagtgtaggcagtctttgtagtagacctgttgctgcatcttctaagtgttctgccagtaaagtaaagtctttggtttgtcttccctacaatattatctatgtgattgttccaatttaatttttgtatttgtaattcctaggtatttggttgaattgacAGGATTTAAATTTGCAtggtttattgtgtaaccaaaattcaGTGGTCTTCTTTCTGTATTCTTGTCGATGACCTCATACTTCTCCTTATTCAGaaacagttgccacttttcacaccatacagatattgtcTCAATCAGTTTGCAATtgtttttgctcttctgatgacttaagtagatggtaaatgacaacatcatctccaaacaatctgaGGGCACctcagatggtctcctaaatcATTCATGAAGATTGTATACAGTATAGtgcctgtaatacttccttggggaatgccagatatcatcTCTTCTCTCTAGATGATTTTCTGTCGATTACTACATACTGTAACCTTCCTGACAGGACATCGTgaatccagtgcacaactgaagCAATACCCATAGATacataatttgattagaagtctcttttgAGGAACATTGTCAAAACTCATGAAATCTAGAATTATGGAATCAGTTTGATCCCTGTCAGTAGCACCCActacttcttgtgaataaagagctagatgtgtttcacaagaatgatattttctgaatccatgctgaccaTGTGTCAGTAGACCATTACCTTAGAGGTAACTCATAATAGAATTCTCTATAAACAAAGTGAAGACAATCTTGCACCCACCAGCTAAAACATGGGCGTTGCGTGGTAATGTCGAAGACTACCCTGATCTACAGATATCAAAAGTCAGTCAGATACCCTGCTAATGCGGCAAAACATATAGGTCAGACTCTGCATGCTGTCGAAGATTGTGTTGCGGAGAACACCAGCAGCACACCGGATTGCAGCAGCATAACAAATTGGCAATCATGGAAACTTACCTGGTGAAATTATACTGAATGAATTACGACTGTACTAAGGTTCTGACACAGACATGTAACTTCTGGGCTGTGTCATTAGAGAATTTATCAAGAATCAAGTAAGGGGACTGCTGACCAATTGCAATAATGGCTACATCCGTAGTAAGGCATTGGGACCTACCAGGGACAGAGGGAGGAAAAGCGGAGGTGCCATTCACACACACATCTGGGTGCAAAACCTAGAATAGTGTTTCGGCTGGAGGAATGTGGGGCGAGATCCTGGGTGTGTTCAGCAGATAGAATGACAGAttggagggagaggggaagagagaaaAGTGTTGCATGTTCCGAGCTGCTAGAGACGATGGTCATGTgcgtgtgagatgtgcttgctggtgtgtgtgtgtgtgtgtgtgtgtgtgtgtgtgtgtgtgtgtgtgtgtgtatgtgtgtgtgtgtgtgtccttcctttcctttttataATGCATCATGTTTCTTGTTCATCACTACTCCCGGACACACTTTCTCTTTAACCCACATTACATTTTCAGAAGCTATACTGCTTGACAACTTTGCAGTTAATATTGTTGTTCTATTTTTTAAAAGAAGATATTAGCTTAATATGGAAGCTGACTAATTTAGTGTTTGTTCTCATTTTTTGTCTCCAGTGTCATTCACTCTTTGCTGAGACGTCATTTCCTGTTTTCTGTGttcttaagtaaatcttctgtcagCTAAATGTATGCTTTCTACTAACTAATTATTGTTTCACAAATTCCTACAGCAGCATCACATACTAATACATACATGTGTAATATTGTTTTAGGTGGCTGTCTCGTTTGAGGGGTGCTGGCTACCGTAGGCGAGACTTAATGAGAGATGTCAAGGAGCTGGTGCGCTTTGCGCAGGACCATGCTCTCAACTTTGATACTGGCCAATTAGATGATTTGGAACAAGCAGCAAACTCTGCCCGTTTACTTGAAACAGTAAAAGTTGTTGAGTCTTCTCGTCGgcatgttgaagttttactggagCCAAAGCTGGAAGCGTTTCGGAAAGAAATGAGACGTCAACATAATATGACCTAATTGGTTCAGCCAGAAGACATACTCTTACTGGAATAATGCCACCCATGTTCCTATGACAGTCATGTATTTCAAATGAAGACATTACATGTTGGACTGCAACAAATTGTCTGTGATATTAACCACAATGGACAAAAAAGTGACAAGTTGGACAAGTTTAATTAACTCGTGTCTAAGATGTTATTTGAGTGGCATATTACCACTCAAAACCATGTTTTGAATATGTTGCTTCTTTTGTAGCTGATTGTAGTATGCTGTGATCTACAATTTGCTCTTAAAttttattgtgcctttttataCGAGTATGTACATCATATAATATAGTCTAATGCACAGTATGACAAATCCTACAAGATATTACTTTTGAGAAAAAATTTAACTGTTAAATTAGGTTGGATTACAAACTGTTACAGAAATAAAGTTTTTTGTGCTGTTAATTCCAGGTACCTACTTTAGACATTTCAGAAGCTTTCTTGATTTGTAAATCACACTCACATGCATTCAATCCATTCATTTTTTATTGAAGGTTGTGTACCCAGGACTGCATTGCCTAGTGGTGCATATGAGTTTCACCCAGTCTCTTCGTTTTTTAATGCCATGTGTCATACCATTTAGGAGGTTCGAGTTAGTGATGATTGGTAAGTTTCGCAACAGCATTGTCTGCTAAGACAGGTCATATTGTGAAATATATCTTGTCATATCATACCGTAAAGTACATACAATAATAATACCTGCACAGGTAATTTGTTATGCACACAACTTCCCAGAAACTCTGGAATCCAGCTATACTCTACCTGGTCTCACACGCAAGTTAATTTTGAAAGACATAAATCACTGCTGTTAGTACCTTGTGCCCTGCTAAAGACGCCAGCACTCAATAACTGTGTGCTTGCTGAGAATTTATGTGAAACAGATTTGTGGTGTCGGTTCATGAACTTCATGTAGACCATTGTTCAGATGTCTCTAAATTCTAAGTCTGCTGTCTTTTACATCTGTTCCATTATGGGATTTGTTGTTGAGACAAACTGAGGTATCTGACCTGGGTATTTcaggaggggcggggggagggggagggggaggggggggggatattcttgagagagagagagagagagagagagagagagagagagagagagagagaggaaaacaaAAATTCACAAAGCACATAGTATCCagtgcacattggtctatcgattattcatatgattttgaaatgcatccttgttggtttttgaatgtatgcatagtgtatgtgatgtatcTGTCAGGGCAATctaggtgtatccaagaaaatgaaattttgacttaAATTTAttggccagattgctacactagtaaggtccagttgtacagtccccggctagcagccgcttcagTTCTATTCTCTAAGTAgtgcggaaaacgcattgtacgaacatgtaacaacgcctaaccagagaaacgggataactaaactggtgattgtggcagggttagtgaagttaatcggcgaacaaattttgacaatggcaggaatagctacagaattggtgatgacaagattctttgttagaacaaggaaggggaagaaacgggaacatcacacaaattatggaagaatgagacagattccaaatttatataaaaattttgtaatactacttttcgatctcatgctttagAAACTGGTgtgtgtgaatgaaatgtgaaactatttcctaacataaagctttttgcttgtagtaggctaaATATGTATTTGATATTGGTACACTTAAACTTCTGGTACTTCCTTTTGTTGCTAAGTATAAGAGCAAAAACAGCTTGGTCTCGGACTCGTACACAAGTTAAGAACATTAATAAGCATTAAATAAAACATCTGACAATTCAGGCAAATtgggaattaatttcaaaaaacaCTCACAATGCTAATATGTCTGTTTTCCTTCctatttttattcttgtaatgtaatttttaaatCTGCCTGAAGCCTGCtgattggaagagaggagctggaaatgatggaggaatttacttacctgggaagcaaaatcagaagagatggtagaagccggaaagaaattgcgaccggAATACAAaaagccaaaattgcatttaattggagaaggaacttactcaccagcaacaacatcaatctgcaaataaggaaacgtatcatgaaaggttttgtTTCGAGTGTGGCCCTATGTGAAACTTgaacaattggaagagaagagagaagatggctagaggccctggagatgtggtgttacaggaggaggaggaggatgatgatgatcatcatcatcagctggagagacaaagtaacaaatgaagaggtgcttagaagagtacaggaaaccaaatCTCTGTGGAggtacatccaaacaagaagagagaaacttgtagggcacattgTACgacacaacatcattggaacaatagcagaaggagctattgagggaaggaattggTGGAGAcaaccaaggatatcatacatgtaACAGATCATGAGTGATGTTGCATGTAACACATATGTGGaagtgaagaggaaggcagacagaagagaggaatggcgctctgctgcaaaccaacctcagggttgaacactaaaagaagaagaccGGAAGCCTGCATGACATGTACATGAATGAGTGGATAGTTATTTGGACTGTTGCTATGAAGTGATTTGAAAGCTGCACAGTAAGCGTGCATATCTCTGTCAATTATAGTCAATTGACTATAATTATTCAACCATTTTTTCATCCTGCAGTTTGGATCCTGCCAAGTGGCCATATGGAGTGAATAAAATAGGAAATTGATGAAAAGTAGTTATGCTTCAGAAAGTTAGCCTGTTTTACAGCATTAGCTTTACAATAGTTTCcataagaagataagaaaatgACTTACGAAATACTGGTACTGTAGGAGGAGAATTGAACTCTGGTAGTATGCGTACCATCTTGGGGCATAAATATTTACTTTGCTCTGGAATGGCATTGATTTATTACCGACCAGAACAGTGCGACTGTGAGAACAGGTAGCCCATACTGGAGGGGTAGAGGTGGGGGGAGCAGGAGGGAGCAAAATCTTTGGGGCCCAAggcccgtgggggggggggggatgatgtaaGTGTCTCAAGATTCCATATGGTCAAGGATGCTCAGTTGGCAAATATCAGGACTGCtgttgtaaaataaattttctctcatgtaattaattacatataaaaacaacaacaacaatgtagataGCAACAGCTGTGAAACGTTAGTATAATTTGGTAGGACTGCCGACAACATTCAAAGATAAGGTATTGCTGAGTCCATCACAAGGTGATTTTACACAAAATATattttgcattcaagagtaagcacaaaataaaatatactTCTGCACATAGTTGTCCAGGAAAAATCATAAAAATGGATAAATGAAATGACACGAAAGAGATACAGAGACCACGCTGATTGCTTGTAAGTGGAGGTTATATTTTGTTCATCCATAGAACAGTCAACTTAATGGAAGCTCTCATGTTACTTCATGTGACTTTTTTGGTGAAAGAAGCTTGGCCTTCAGAGGTTCATCTCACAGATTGGAGATCGAAATAATGGAAAACGCCTCAGATCATTGGAGCATTTGAGTCGTCATGCTTGCAAAACCCATTAGTGAGGTGAGGGACAGACAAGAAGCTAGAAAGTGTTTACAAGAAGTGCATTATCTGTCAAGCGATACTTGCAATGAATTCATTTCTAGTTGTGCCCATGATGTAAGGAGTGCACCTTGGAAAATATAGAAAATACAAAGTATTATTCAATTATTGCTGGTGCAACTCGTGATTCAATTCATGTTGAACAAACAACATCCATCCTGCATTAGCTTTATTTCATTAAAGAcattgataaatatgaaataagtgAACGGTTTTTGGAATTCATAGATTGCAATCAGAAAACAGGAGTTGTATATTTAATTAAATCAGTGCTTATGAAACATTCAATCAGTTCTTATCAATGAATTTTGTGGACAGAGTTATGGTAATGGGAGTAATATGAGAGGATCTTATAAAGGAGCTTATGCACATTTTCTTCAGTAGAATCCACTTGCAAAATTTTCTGTATGTATTTGTCATAGCCTTATGTAGAGTACATGCAGCTGATGGTCTTTTGGAACAATTCTACTTCTTTACAACCTGTTCAATTTCAATCCACAGCGATGGAAAATTCTGAAAGTGTCTTGGAAGTTCTTTGTATTCCATGTCTGATAGCTGTTGGAGCACGCCAGTTGATAGTGTGAGACCAGTTGCAGATCACTTGGATAAGACTGTCTTTGCTGTTGACTTTCTCAGTAAGTTATATTTGTCAGTTGAAACATGTTCTGTGGTACACATATTATGTAAGATGTTTCAATTATTTAATTATGGCATCAATTTGGCAAAAGTTATGGGTACCAGTTGACTAAACAAGCAAAGGACCATAAGCTTGAAATACTGTTGTTGGTGTTGAGGTAAGGCACTTTGAAACCTCATTAAATGACTTTGGATATCTTCGAAAAAACTGAGGCACCATTCTCCCTGAACCCAAAGCTATTGCCGGTGCAATTAATATTGATCATAAATTTCTGGAGGTGCTCACTCAGAAGAAATCATTTCATTGTGAAACCATAAGTAAACGGATATGAATagagatgatttattcaagataaatgtTTTTATATCATCattatgattaatggaaaatctcatataagatgtgaaacaaatactaacaaagagatagaggggctggccagtacttacctcagctcagtacagccgatagatacacataaaacagaactgaaaatttacattcctagctttcggaactttgttccttcatcagggaggagagaggggaaaaaagggaagaagggaaagtggattcagttactcacaacccaggttatgaagcaactaTGTAGGacgaaaagatgcgtgaatggctttcctctttagccattcacgcatcttttcatcctacatagttgtgtttatctttatactatatacctctttacttctgtatgcatcctctttggtttgaagctggcacagtacttacagtagaatatctttggcttccctctgacaaccatgcctccatccttgctaccctccctgtttacgtttccctgttgcttcataacctgggttgcgagtaactgaatccactttcccttcttcccttttttcccctctctcctccctgatgaaggaacaaagttccgaaagctaggaatgtaaattttcagttctgttttatgtgtatctatcggctgtactgagctgaggtaagtactggccagcccctctatctctttgttagtatttatatCATCATTGACAATCTAGTGTCTAATTTGAAAACCTGATATGAAAGATTTCATTAAAACATTTGGGTTTTTATGAAAATAATCGAAGATGACTGATAATCAGGTTGCTGAGTAATGCAAGTTATTTGTCATAGAATAGCATAATTATGTcacattaaatatttgaaaaaaattcatACTTAAATCTTTGAATACATTACTTTGGAACCATTAGACCTCTTGAATAAGATGCTTGAGCTTAAAATTTCAGAGTTATTTCCAAATGTATGTGGAGCTATGTGCATCTTGTACACTCTTCCAGTACCAGGTGAACATGACACAGAAGTCAGAGCCCAGAACTGCAACAAGGCCACATACTTAAGTCAGGCAGGCACTGGTCAGCAACCATTGAGCTGAGTGGATGTCTATGACTTCGATGTCACTGCTGTCCTTATGATGAAACCAGGCCAGTAACCAGGAAGAACTGCAGTTCAACTCAATGCCAGTTACGACAGACGATCATTGTCTTCACTCTAGATGATTTGGTGTGACACATTGTCACACTTCTGCAAGTTTCAGTGCATGGAAGCAGTATTTAACCATGGACGTACCAGCTAATCATTTTTTGGCCAGCTGGGCAGTGCGTGGTGCATAGTCTGTGTGTGTCTGCGTATTGTGATAACTCTGCTGTGACTGAGGGACTTCTGCCTATCTGCCTAGCCCAAGTAACCAACACCACTCCATCTGCTGCCTCCCCGGGATTGCTGGCTGTCGATAGCAGTTTGGAGTCAGATTCTGGGCAGCACTGTGACCTTCTGCTATGCCGGGTGATGTCACCTGCTGCATGCTTGGTGCTGCAATTGGATCACGTGCGGTGTCTGTGCCATTGCCACTGAGTCAGTGCCCTCTGTCAACGTTCCTCCAAGCAAGCTGCTTGCATCCTTgcacttctggcagttacactgctGGTGCCCTATAGTACCAGAATATTATATAAAGAAGAAAATGCACTTGATTAATGTAGTAGCAGGATAGAATAATTAAAGACTTGTTCATGTTCATGGAGGAATAAAGTTGAATGACAGGATAAAGAATGATGTATATGTCCAGCACTGATTTGTCTGCAGCTTTCCCACACGCCACACCT encodes:
- the LOC124776612 gene encoding uncharacterized protein LOC124776612, translated to MASCRGVGCKGNVSPRTLIRNPLATEDTRERLRQFFEDCSLDSALDELAFWEMCTDVVAKSDNFSNGWLSRLRGAGYRRRDLMRDVKELVRFAQDHALNFDTGQLDDLEQAANSARLLETVKVVESSRRHVEVLLEPKLEAFRKEMRRQHNMT